The window CCGATGTTCTCCAAGTCCTACCTGACCTCCGCGATCACGGTCACGCTGTGCTGCCTGTGGCCGACGCTGATCAACACGGCCGTCGGCGTATCGTCCATGGACCGCGACCTGGTCAATGTCGGCAAGGTGCTGCGCCTGGGCTGGTTCACCACGGTCTGGAAGATCGCCCTGCCCTCCGCGCTGCCGATGATCTTCACCGGCCTGCGCCTCAGTCTCGGCATCGGCTGGATGGTGCTGATCGCCGCGGAGATGCTGGCGCAGAACCCCGGGCTCGGCAAGTTCGTCTGGGACGAATTCCAGAACGGCAGCTCGAACTCGCTCGGCCGGATCATGGTCGCGGTATTCACCATCGGCATCATCGGCTTCCTGCTCGACCGCGGCATGCTGATGATCCAGCGCCGGGTATCCTGGGACAAGGATGCCGTGCTGCGCTAGTAACCGCGATAACCAAGGATCAACCAGGAGAGCAACATGTCAGGCGAACATCTCAACATCGATCACGTGTCCATGGTGTTCGATACACCGGGCGGCAGCTTCACCGCGCTGGACAACGTCAACCTGGTCATCGGCAAGGGCGAGTACGTGTCGCTGATCGGCCACTCCGGCTGCGGCAAGTCGACCGTGCTCAACGTGGTCGCCGGCCTGCTGCAGGCGACCACGGGCGGCGTCGTGCTGGACGGCACGGAAGTCGACGAGCCGGGCCCGGACCGCGCGGTCGTGTTCCAGCACCACTCGCTGCTGCCCTGGCTCACCGCCTACCAGAACGTCGAATTGGCGGTGAAGACGGTGTTCCGCCGTCAGAAGAGCAAGGCCGAGATGAAGGACTGGATCGAACACAACCTGCGCCTCGTGCACATGGAGCACGCCATGGACAAGCTGCCCGGCGAGATCTCCGGCGGCATGAAACAGCGCGTGGGCATCGCGCGCGCGCTGGCGATGCAGCCCAAGGTGCTGCTGATGGACGAACCCTTCGGCGCCCTCGACGCGCTCACCCGCGCCCACATGCAGGACTCGCTGATGGAGATCCACGCCGAGCTGGGCAATACCGTCATCATGATCACGCACGACGTCGACGAGGCGGTGCTGCTGTCGGATCGCATCGTCATGATGACCAACGGCCCGGCCGCCACCATCGGCGAGGTGCTGGACATCCGGCTGGCGCGGCCGCGCGATCGCGTCGCGCTGGCCGACAGCGCGGAATACAACCATTACCGCGCCGCCGTGCTCAAGTTCCTCTATGAACGCCAGCGCCGGCCGGGCGGCGGCGCGTCCGTGAAACAGGAAAAGGAACCCGCGGTAGCAGAGGAACCGGAGAAAACGCTCCGGGTGGTGGCCGGCACGGCGACGGGCTGACGGTCGCGTACCGTAACCGCCTCCTGCCCTGCTGACGGCATGCAGCGCCACGTCGCCGCTCCCCCACCCGTCACCGGTGTCATTCTGGCCGGCGGCCGCGGCCGGCGCCTGGGCGGCCGGGACAAGGGCCTGATCGAGTTCGCCGGGCAGACGCTGGTGGAACGCATCGCCGCGGCACTGGCGCCACAGGTAAATGAGCTGCTCATCAGCGCCAACCGCAATCTCGAACAGTACCGGCGCACCGGCTATCCCGTCGTTACCGACCGCTGGCCGGATTTCCGCGGCCCGCTCGCCGGCATGCTCGCCGGACTGGAACAGGCGTCCCATGAACACGTTGTGTTCGTACCCTGCGATACCCCCACCCTGCCGCCCGGCCTAGTCTCGCGCCTGGGCACCGCCATGGCGCGGGGCGACCGGCAGGCCGCCATGGTTCATGACGGCATGCGCGCACACCCGGTTTACTCGATGCTGTCCCGCGACTGCGCTGCCACCCTGCGCGCCCGCCTGATCGCGGGGCACTATCGCGTCGAGGACGCCATGACCCAACTGGATGCGGTAACCGTGGATTTCTCGGACCGGCCGGAGGCCTTCTTCAATATCAACGAACCGGACGACCTGCGGGAATTGGCGCGCACCGGTGAGACACCGTCCTGCATGCCCTGAGGGTCGCAACAAAGAGCAGTCGGCCAAATGATCGAATCGGCATCGGACCCCATTTCAAATCCCCACAAGAAAATCTCAGGCTGTATCCGCTCAGAAGGACTAGACGAAGCCCATTCACCCCACTCCTCGCCTGGCTGCATCCCTGGCAGCACTGTGGCTACCACAACAGATACACGCAAGCTGTGTGCTATGAGCCAGGTTTCCTGGAGTCGAGGTCATTTCGCCTCAGCCAAATGAATTCCAGATAATTTGAATTAATCCATTAAAACAAAAACTTATACATCGAAGAGACAGCTTCACCGGTGTCTCGATCTATCCCGTCATGGATAGCCATACTCCCCCGATTAATACTTGACTGTTTTACTCAGGTTTTTAGAATAATTCCCGAGTATTTTAGTCAGGCTTTTATCGCTTGCTATGTCAATACAAGGAGGATGGTCATGCCGAATGCTGAACTGTTGACGCCGTATGACACCCGCGAAGCCATGTATCACGAGGCACTGGAGGCATTTATCAGGACCAGCGCCGGGTACATGGATCTTGAGATACCGGAGATACCAGCGGTCTTGCTGACCGAGACAGCGCGTGCGCGTTGGCCGGCCGTTAATGTCAGGAAGTCGGCCTGAGCCGGTTTTGGATTGAGCCGTGCAGGAGAACAGCATATGAACAGCACGAACCAGGCAGTTGAAGCATTCGTTCGTGACGAGTACGAACACGGATTCATCACGCCAATTGAAGCCGACACCCTGCCACCCGGTCTCGACGAAGCGATCATCCGTGCCATCTCGGCGCGCAAGCACGAGCCGGATTGGATGCTGCAGCGTCGGATCGCGGCCTACCGGCATTGGCAGACCATGACCGAGCCGGACTGGGCCCACCTCAAGCATCCGCCCATCGATTTCCAGGGTATTTCCTACTACTCCGCACCGAAGGGCCGGAATGATGGCGCGAAAAGCCTGGACGAAATCGATCCCGAACTACTCGAAACGTATCGCAAGCTAGGTATACCGCTGGACGAGCAAAAGGCGCTCGCCGGCGTCGCTGTCGATGCGGTATTCGACAGCGTCTCGGTAGCCACCACCTTCCGAGCGAGTCTTCAGGAAGCGGGTGTGATTTTCTGCTCCATGTCGGAGGCGGTACGCGAGCACCCAGACCTGGTGCAAAAATACCTGGGTTCCGTCGTGCCGCATACCGACAACTTCTTTGCCTCGCTCAACAGCGCGGTGTTCAGCGATGGGACATTCGTGTACGTACCCGCCGGTGTGCGCTGTCCGATGGAACTGTCTACCTATTTCCGCATCAA of the Pseudomonadota bacterium genome contains:
- a CDS encoding ABC transporter ATP-binding protein produces the protein MSGEHLNIDHVSMVFDTPGGSFTALDNVNLVIGKGEYVSLIGHSGCGKSTVLNVVAGLLQATTGGVVLDGTEVDEPGPDRAVVFQHHSLLPWLTAYQNVELAVKTVFRRQKSKAEMKDWIEHNLRLVHMEHAMDKLPGEISGGMKQRVGIARALAMQPKVLLMDEPFGALDALTRAHMQDSLMEIHAELGNTVIMITHDVDEAVLLSDRIVMMTNGPAATIGEVLDIRLARPRDRVALADSAEYNHYRAAVLKFLYERQRRPGGGASVKQEKEPAVAEEPEKTLRVVAGTATG
- the mobA gene encoding molybdenum cofactor guanylyltransferase MobA; translated protein: MQRHVAAPPPVTGVILAGGRGRRLGGRDKGLIEFAGQTLVERIAAALAPQVNELLISANRNLEQYRRTGYPVVTDRWPDFRGPLAGMLAGLEQASHEHVVFVPCDTPTLPPGLVSRLGTAMARGDRQAAMVHDGMRAHPVYSMLSRDCAATLRARLIAGHYRVEDAMTQLDAVTVDFSDRPEAFFNINEPDDLRELARTGETPSCMP